One Drechmeria coniospora strain ARSEF 6962 chromosome 01, whole genome shotgun sequence genomic region harbors:
- a CDS encoding putative Xaa-Pro aminopeptidase (RecName: Full=Probable Xaa-Pro aminopeptidase), which translates to MAEQLDFDLCLDDEFDALYLDVKQSGHVGSLSRNAKYPGKLHARRVAAELQVDDGFIYLPGQPEIQLEDSDQPRLFRQRRYFMYMTGANFADCHVTYDVKAAHLVLWIPYVEPRQVLWFGSKPSAAECLRLFDVDEVRYASQLPKFVAALPCDKTLYLLHADQKPPVEGDRSRCKVNSSLLRPAMDRARVVKTDYEIAMIRRANDVSSAAHRKVAQLLLSLGTERDVEAVFQALCTSRGARSQSYPIIAGAGTNASTLHYDLNDQPLQGKQLLLLDAGCEWDCYASDVTRTLPLSGAWTPRAAAIHAVVQRMQNECIAGVRPGAVFYKLHLHAADVALDGLLNLGILKGNREEIARAGTVAGFFPHGLGHHVGLEVHDVSGGIPLAATDRRRLDGGKREMMMAADLVALRRRSRHLTAEDAERQALRPNMVVTVEPGMQVAPTPTPVRCPYFCREFLEGYYLGNSPHARFIDGALLEEYYPVGGVRIEDCIRVTAEGNENLTSAPKGDELLDVINRRTKH; encoded by the exons AtggccgagcagctcgacTTTGACCTCTGCTTGGACGATGAGTTTGACGCGCT GTACCTCGATGTGAAGCAATCGGGCCATGTCGGCTCGTTGTCGAGAAATGCAAAGTATCCGG GAAAACTCCACGcccgccgcgtcgccgccgaactgcaggtcgacgatggcttCATCTACCTTCCCGGCCAGCCCGAGATCCAACTCGAGGACTCGGACCAGCCGCGCCTCTTCCGCCAGCGCCGCTACTTCATGTACATGACGGGCGCCAACTTTGCCGACTGCCACGTCACCTAcgacgtcaaggccgccCACCTCGTCCTCTGGATCCCCTACGTTGAGCCCCGCCAGGTGCTCTGGTTCGGCTccaagccgtcggcggccgagtgcCTGCGCctcttcgacgtcgacgaggtccgcTACGCGAGCCAGCTTCCCAagttcgtcgccgccctcccctGCGACAAGACCTTGTACCTCCTGCACGCCGACCAGAAGCCGCCGGTGGAGGGTGACAGGAGCAGGTGCAAGGTCAACTCGAGCCTTCTCCGTCCCGCCATGGACCGGGCCCGCGTGGTCAAGACGGACTACGAAATCGCCATGATCCGCCGCGCCAACGacgtctcctcggccgcccaccGCAAGGTGGCCCAGCTGCTCCTCAGCCTCGGCACCGAGCGcgacgtcgaagccgtcTTCCAGGCCCTCTGCACCTCCCGCGGCGCGCGCTCCCAGTCGTACcccatcatcgccggcgccgggacGAACGCGTCGACGCTGCACTACGACCTCAACGACCAGCCGCTCCAGGGGAAGcagctcctgctgctcgatGCCGGCTGCGAGTGGGACTGCTACGCGAGCGACGTGACGCGCACCCTGCCCCTCTCGGGCGCCTGGActccgagggcggcggccatccACGCCGTCGTGCAGCGGATGCAGAACGAGTGCATCGCCGGCGTCCGTCCCGGCGCCGTATTCTACAAGCTGCACctgcacgccgccgacgtcgccctcgacggcctgctcaATCTCGGCATCCTCAAGGGCAACCGCGAGGAGATTGCGcgcgccggcaccgtcgccggcttcttTCCCCACGGCCTCGGTCACCACGTCGGTCTCGAGGTCCACGACGTCAGCGGCGGCATCCCCCTGGCCGCGAcggaccgccgccgcctcgacggcggcaagcgagagatgatgatggcggccgacctcgtcgccctgcgGCGAAGGAGCCGCCacctgacggccgaggatgccgagagACAGGCGCTGCGGCCCAACATGGTGGTCACGGTCGAGCCGGGCATGCAAGTCGCCCCCACCCCCACCCCCGTTCGATGCCC CTACTTTTGTCGAGAGTTTCTCGAGGGATACTACCTCGGCAACTCGCCTCATGCCCgcttcatcgacggcgcccttCTCGAGGAGTACTatcccgtcggcggcgtgcgCATCGAAGACTGCATCCGGGTGACGGCCGAAGGCAACGAGAACCTCACGTCGGCACCCAAGGGGGACGAGCTGCTGGATGTCATCAACCGCCGGACGAAACACTGA